A section of the Neofelis nebulosa isolate mNeoNeb1 chromosome 12, mNeoNeb1.pri, whole genome shotgun sequence genome encodes:
- the LOC131490949 gene encoding olfactory receptor 5C1, whose translation MTAENFTWAPAEFILLGITDHWDLRVTLFLIFLPVYLVSLLGNMGMVLLIQVDVRLHTPMYFFLANLSLLDTCYSSAIAPKMLVDLLLPHATIPYTACALQMFVFAGLADAECCLLAVMAYDRYVAIGNPLLYTTAMSQRVCLALLGASGLGGAVSAIVHTTFTFRLNFCRSREVNSFFCDIPPLLAISCNDTSLNELLLFAICGFIQTATVLVIVVSYGFIAGAVIRMPSAEGRRRAASTCGSHLTAVTMLYGTLTFMYLRPSSSYALDTDKMASVFYTLVIPALNPLIYSLRNKEVKEAVRRTWSRFRRPGPEHE comes from the coding sequence ATGACTGCAGAGAACTTCACGTGGGCCCCTGCTGAATTCATCCTCCTGGGCATCACGGATCACTGGGACCTACGTGTGACCCTCTTCCTGATTTTCCTTCCAGTCTACCTGGTGAGCCTGCTGGGAAACATGGGCATGGTGCTGCTAATCCAAGTGGATGTCCGGCTCCACACACCtatgtacttcttcctggccaaCCTCTCCCTGCTGGACACCTGCTATTCCTCAGCCATCGCCCCCAAGATGCTGGTGGACTTACTGCTGCCCCACGCCACCATCCCTTACACGGCCTGTGCCCTCCAGATGTTTGTGTTCGCAGGGCTGGCTGATGCCGAGTGTTGCCTGTTGGCagtgatggcctatgaccgctatgtggccatcgGAAACCCTCTTCTCTACACAACAGCCATGTCGCAGCGTGTATGCCTGGCCTTGCTGGGAGCATCAGGCCTGGGCGGGGCAGTGAGTGCCATTGTCCACACGACTTTCACCTTCCGCCTGAATTTCTGCCGCTCCCGGGAGGTCAACAGCTTCTTCTGTGATATCCCTCCACTGCTGGCCATCTCCTGCAATGACACCAGTCTCAATGAGCTCCTCCTCTTTGCCATCTGTGGCTTCATCCAGACAGCCACGGTGTTGGTTATTGTCGTGTCATATGGTTTCATTGCCGGGGCTGTGATTCGCATGCCCTCGGCTGAGGGCCGTCGGCGAGCAGCCTCTACCTGTGGCTCCCACCTCACGGCTGTAACCATGCTGTATGGGACACTCACTTTCATGTACCTGCGTCCCAGCTCCAGCTATGCCCTGGACACTGACAAGATGGCATCTGTGTTCTACACTCTTGTCATCCCAGCTCTCAACCCTCTCATCTACAGCCTCCGCAACAAGGAGGTCAAGGAGGCAGTCAGAAGAACCTGGAGCCGATTCCGCCGTCCAGGTCCGGAGCACGAATGA